One window of Dyadobacter sandarakinus genomic DNA carries:
- a CDS encoding 2Fe-2S iron-sulfur cluster-binding protein, whose amino-acid sequence MEEIKPQLLKITFDGIEVEVEPGTTILQAARKIAEADDAQAHIVPPAMCYYKPLPASGGKCRACLVKVSQGSAKDPRPMPKLVPSCITQVQDGMVVENSTNPGVLDTRKAIVEFLLINHPLDCPICDQAGECHLQDFAFEHGSAKTRYEEERRTFDKIDIGPYVQLHMTRCILCYRCVYTADQVTNKREHGVMGRGDASEISTYIEKSIDNDFSGNIIDVCPVGALTDKTYRFKNRVWFTKPEDAHCNCEKCSGKVTLWYRGDEVIRVTARKNTWGEVNEFICNTCRFERKKTSEWVLEGPSKVKRSSVISANKYGSNLVKKPDFALKLAASQFKKIDDGREYVTDEETIRHQSVENNDKANHRSLLANNN is encoded by the coding sequence ATGGAAGAAATAAAACCGCAGTTACTGAAAATTACATTCGACGGAATTGAAGTAGAGGTTGAACCCGGAACGACCATTCTGCAGGCTGCCCGCAAAATTGCGGAAGCAGACGATGCGCAGGCTCATATTGTTCCGCCGGCTATGTGTTACTACAAGCCTCTACCGGCATCCGGCGGTAAGTGCCGGGCCTGTCTGGTGAAGGTGTCACAAGGCTCTGCCAAAGACCCGAGGCCTATGCCCAAGCTGGTTCCTTCGTGCATTACGCAGGTTCAGGATGGGATGGTTGTTGAAAATTCCACGAACCCTGGCGTACTGGATACCCGCAAAGCAATTGTTGAGTTTTTGCTGATCAACCACCCGCTTGATTGCCCGATCTGTGATCAGGCCGGGGAATGTCATTTGCAGGATTTTGCATTTGAGCATGGTTCAGCCAAAACCCGGTACGAGGAAGAGCGCAGGACTTTTGACAAAATAGATATCGGCCCCTACGTACAGCTGCATATGACGCGATGCATCCTTTGCTATCGCTGCGTGTACACGGCTGATCAGGTTACCAACAAGCGTGAGCATGGTGTTATGGGCCGGGGCGATGCTTCGGAAATCAGTACTTATATTGAGAAATCAATCGATAATGACTTTTCCGGAAATATCATCGATGTGTGTCCCGTAGGCGCTCTGACCGACAAGACTTATCGTTTCAAAAACCGGGTATGGTTTACCAAACCTGAGGATGCGCACTGTAACTGTGAAAAATGCAGTGGGAAAGTGACGCTCTGGTACCGGGGTGATGAAGTGATCCGTGTTACAGCCCGGAAAAACACCTGGGGCGAAGTCAACGAATTCATCTGCAATACCTGCCGTTTTGAAAGAAAAAAAACAAGCGAATGGGTACTTGAAGGTCCATCAAAAGTGAAGAGAAGCTCGGTGATTTCGGCTAATAAATATGGATCCAATCTGGTGAAAAAGCCTGATTTTGCATTGAAGCTGGCTGCCTCCCAATTCAAGAAAATTGATGACGGACGGGAGTACGTGACCGACGAAGAAACCATTCGTCACCAGAGCGTGGAAAATAACGATAAAGCAAATCACCGTTCTTTGCTGGCCAATAACAACTGA
- the nuoH gene encoding NADH-quinone oxidoreductase subunit NuoH, whose protein sequence is MDLVEFLIKTATIFSVFVLTLVIAMYSTWAERKVAGFIQDRMGPNRAGPGGLLQPLADAGKMFFKEDFIPALANKWLFIAGPSLAMLTALLASAVIPFGSTFRFDGHEVALQGVESNIGILYVFGVVALGVYGIMVGGWASNNKFSLLGAIRAASQNISYEVAMGLSLIAILMMSSSLSLGEIVAQQHGANWNIFYQPLGFLIFITCSFAECNRVPFDLPECETELVGGYHTEYGSMKLGFYLFAEYINMFVSSSIISVLYFGGYNYPGMDWVYEQLTAALGSQTGHNVATLIGTAVFFGKALFFVFFYMWVRWTIPRFRYDQLMNLGWKKLIPLAIFNIIITGAAVLFLKPVITSWLN, encoded by the coding sequence ATGGATTTAGTAGAATTTCTGATCAAGACGGCGACCATCTTTTCCGTGTTTGTACTTACGCTGGTAATTGCTATGTACTCCACATGGGCTGAGCGCAAGGTAGCGGGTTTTATCCAGGACCGGATGGGACCTAACCGCGCAGGGCCGGGCGGACTGTTACAGCCCCTGGCCGATGCGGGAAAAATGTTTTTTAAAGAAGACTTTATTCCTGCTCTGGCAAATAAATGGCTCTTTATCGCCGGGCCAAGTTTAGCGATGCTGACGGCATTGCTTGCAAGTGCAGTAATTCCATTTGGCAGTACTTTCCGCTTTGACGGTCATGAAGTAGCATTGCAGGGTGTAGAATCAAACATTGGTATTCTGTACGTTTTTGGTGTTGTAGCCCTGGGTGTATACGGCATTATGGTCGGCGGCTGGGCTTCCAATAACAAATTTTCCCTGCTGGGCGCAATTCGTGCAGCATCACAGAACATCAGCTACGAGGTAGCCATGGGACTATCCCTAATTGCGATCCTGATGATGAGCAGCTCCCTTTCACTGGGTGAAATTGTGGCACAGCAGCATGGTGCCAACTGGAACATATTTTATCAGCCGCTCGGGTTCCTGATCTTTATCACCTGCTCTTTCGCAGAATGTAACAGGGTACCGTTTGACCTTCCTGAGTGCGAGACGGAGCTGGTAGGTGGCTACCATACCGAATATGGAAGTATGAAGCTTGGATTTTATCTTTTTGCAGAGTACATCAACATGTTCGTCTCGTCATCGATTATTTCCGTGCTTTACTTTGGCGGATACAATTATCCTGGTATGGACTGGGTGTACGAACAGCTTACCGCAGCGTTGGGCAGCCAAACAGGCCACAATGTCGCCACATTGATCGGCACGGCAGTATTTTTTGGTAAAGCTTTATTCTTTGTATTTTTCTATATGTGGGTACGCTGGACAATCCCGCGCTTCCGCTACGACCAGCTTATGAATCTGGGCTGGAAGAAACTGATTCCACTGGCTATTTTCAATATCATCATCACCGGGGCCGCAGTATTGTTCCTTAAACCGGTCATTACATCCTGGCTGAACTAA
- a CDS encoding NuoI/complex I 23 kDa subunit family protein: MQLTNRSKQVSNKEMTLMERAYLPAIATGLAITIKHFFAKKVTIQYPEVKRYLGPVFRGRHILKRDADGRERCTACGLCAVACPAEAIQMVAAERQKGEESLYREEKYAAVYEVNMLRCIFCGLCEEACPKQAVYLRHDEFVPVFAERDQVIWGKDLLVEDMNNRYTREAWTKEEAHVLDAKRAHGEATNVVPRAIP; this comes from the coding sequence ATGCAACTGACGAACCGCTCCAAGCAAGTAAGCAATAAAGAAATGACGCTGATGGAACGCGCCTACCTGCCTGCGATTGCGACTGGGCTTGCGATTACCATCAAGCACTTTTTTGCAAAAAAAGTGACTATCCAATATCCTGAGGTTAAAAGATACCTCGGACCTGTTTTCCGTGGCCGGCACATCCTCAAAAGAGATGCCGATGGCCGCGAACGTTGTACTGCCTGCGGGCTTTGTGCCGTAGCCTGCCCTGCTGAGGCCATACAAATGGTAGCGGCAGAGCGTCAGAAAGGTGAAGAATCGCTGTACCGCGAAGAAAAATATGCAGCCGTATACGAGGTTAATATGCTGCGCTGCATCTTTTGCGGACTTTGCGAAGAGGCATGTCCCAAACAGGCAGTCTATCTTCGTCATGACGAATTTGTACCTGTTTTTGCTGAACGTGATCAGGTGATCTGGGGAAAAGACCTGCTGGTTGAAGACATGAATAACCGTTATACCCGCGAAGCCTGGACCAAGGAAGAAGCACACGTGCTCGATGCTAAAAGGGCGCATGGTGAGGCGACCAATGTTGTTCCCCGCGCCATTCCCTGA